TAGGCCGGGATTTGAACCCGGGGTCTCGTCCTTACCAAGGACGCGCTTTACCGCTAAGCTACCCAGGCAGGCATCGCTTCCTTTCCGCGGAGCGACTTTAAGGGTTTCCATCCCGACCGGCCTCCCCTCGCACGGTTAGGGATCGGTCGGGGGCGGGACTTGCTCGTCGGCGTCGGGCCACAACGCCGTCCCGCGAAACAGGCTCCCGGCGTCGGCGAGCGGCTCGCCGACCTCCCGGGCGATCCCCGCGAGGGCGGCCTCGGCCTCGCTCGGCACCGCCGGCTCGACGGCGCTCGCGCCCGCGACGCCCGCCAGTTCGAAGACGTCGCGTTCGAGGTTGGCGTCGAGCGCCTCGCGATCCGCGTCGGGCTCCCGTCGGTGGGTCTGGTCCCGGCCAAAGGCGCGGATGGTCTCGACGGCCTTCGCGGCGGCGTCGGTCATCGCGAGCAGGTAGAAGCCCCGCGAGACGAGGATGTCCGCGGCCAGCACGTCGAGGTTCGCGTCGGTGTGGTCCGCCGAGTCGGCCCAGGGCTCCTCGTGGGCGAGCCGGCGGGTCAGGCGCAGGCCCTCGTAGATGAGCTGGACGCCCGCGGCGCGCTCCTCCAGGCTCCCGGGGTCGACCGCCGGGTCGGCGCTCCGGGCGACCAGAGGGACCAGCGCCCCGGGGGCCATCGAGCCCGCCGCGAGCACCGCGTTGATCCGGTCGGCCAGCCGCGGTGGTTCGATGTCGGCGAGGGCCTCGCGCGCGCCCCGGCGTGCCAACTCGGCCTGTTCCATTTGACGTCGGTAAGGATGGAAGGGGCAAAGACCTTTGGAAACCGCCACGGTCCCGTGATCAGCACCGAGTCCGCGGACGGGATCCGCCGCGTCACGATCGACCGTCCCGAACGGCGCAACGCCCTCACGCCCGCGGGTCTCGACGAGCTCACCTGGACGGTTCGGGATGATCGTGACCGCGAAACGCAGGAACGACGTGAGGCACGAGCCTCCGGTGGCCTCGTGCCGACGATATCGACGTGCTGTACGAGTAGCAATAGGCCCTTCACCACTCCCTAGGCATCTTTTTCAGCAGCCCGGAGAAACGAGTCGGCATGCCTGATACGGTGTTCCTCTCGGGTGATCACGTCGATCTCCGGCCGATCGAGGAGGACGACCTCGAGTTCCTCCAGCGCCAGATCAATGATCCGCGTGTATGGCGGGCGATCGGCCGCCAGCAGCCGGTCAACGCCGCCCAGGAGCGCGAGTTCTTCGAGAACGTCGTCTGTGGCGACGAGACGGTGAACCTCATGGTCGTCGCCGATGGGACGCCCGTGGGGACGATCGGGCTGAACTCGTTCGACTGGCCGTCCCGGTACGCCGAACTCGGCTACTGGATCGCGCCCGAGCACCACCGGAAGGGGTACGGAGGCGAGGCGGCTCGACGAGTCGTCGGCTACGGCTTCGACCAGTTGGGCCTCCATCGTATCGCCGCGCGCGTCTTCGCGTTCAACGAGGCCTCGAGAGGACTCCTCGAGTCGATCGGCTTCACGCAGGAGGGCGTCCACCGCGACGGCGAGTTCGTCGACGGCGAGTGGCACGACGTCCACTGGTACGGCTACCTCGAGGACGAGTGGCGTTCGCGGAGCTGATCGACCGGCGTCGTTAGCGCTCGGGTGCCGGGGGTACCGCGCGCTTGTGTGCGCTTCGCTCGTAGAGCGCCCGGACGTCCTCCACGACGCTCTCCTCACAGCCGACGGCCTCGCTCGTGGCCGAAACCGACAGCGGCCCGTCGATATGCAGCGCGAGAACCCCGTCGAGGGTGTCGTAGTCGATCCCGAGCTCGCCCTCGTCGGTCTGGTCCTCCCAGAGCTCGGCGGTGGGGGTCTTCTCGGCGAGGTCCTCGGGCACGCCGACGTGGTGGGCGAGCTGGCGGACCTGCTGTTTGTAGAGGTTGCCGATGGGGTGGCAGTCGACCGCGCCGTCGCCGTACTTCGTGAAGTAGCCCACCGCGGCCTCCGCGCGGTTGCCCGTCCCCAGCACGACCCGGTTCTCGTGGTTCGCGAGCAGGTAGTTGAGCACCGCACGGGTCCGCGCGCGTGCGTTGCCGACCGCGACGTGGTCGCCCTCGACCTCGGGCACCGTCGAGACGAACGTCTCGACGATGGGGTCGATCTCGATGACGTCGTAGGTGATGCCGAGCTCCTGGGCGACCCGCTCGGCGTCGCTCATGTTCTCCTCGCTGCTCACCTTCCCGGGGAGGACGAGCCCGCGGAGGTTCTCCGCACCGAGGGCGTCGACGGCCAGATACGCGGTGAGCGTGCTGTCGATCCCGCCCGAGAGCCCCAGTATCGCGCCGTCGGCGCCGGCCTCGGCGACGGTGTCGGTGACGAACCCGGTGATCCGGTCGTGGACGGTGTCGAGCTCCTCCTCGGAGAACCGCAGGTCGATCATGGGGAGGGGTAGTGACTACAGCGCCTAATACCCACCTACCGGGACCCGAAACCGGACGGATGTCCACCGACTCGAAGCGCTACGTTCAAGTGACGCGGTCGGCTATTCGGGGGTAAGCGCCGGTGTCCGATGGCAGTCATACGGACAACGGACGCGAACGAACTGAGCGCCGGTGGTGAGCGATTCCGAAGGAATCGCGATCCTCGGCGCGTGAGGAGCAAAGCGACGAACGCGCCGGTGGTCTAGTGGTAGGACATGAGCTTCCCAAGCTCATAGCCCGGGTTCAACTCCCGGCCGGCGCATGTTTCTACGAGCACTCACGCGAGCAGACATATCGTTATACGGGCGTTGAGCAGGGAGTGTAGCGAGCGCCAGCGAGCGAAACGACCGAGTTCGTCTCCCGGCCGGCGCACTTCTCTGAATCACTCTCCGCGAGCGACCGTGATAGTATGTCGCGAGCGCTGCCGCGCGAGGTGACGCCGTTACGGCGTCGTGACACCAACAACTATAATCGCCCTCCGATACGTTCGCGGTGGGTGTGTCCAATGACCGCACCAGACTCGCTCGACGACGTGAAGGAACTGCTCGAGGCCGGCTGGGAGATCCGGTGGGACGGACGCACCGGCAGCGACTACCCGCCGAACTACCGGCTGGTCGAGTTCGAGAAGGACGACAGCACCGACTACACCCCAGTCAAGCAGCTCCACCTGCTCGCGAAGGACTACGAGGAGGTCGAGGAGCTGCGCGAGGACGGCGGGGGATCCGAGGAAGGTGACGACGACAGCGACGACGATGACGATGCCGACGGCGAGGAGGACGAAAGCGGGGAAGACGAGGAGTCGGACGGGGATGAATAACGCTCCCCTCGCCATCGATCGGCGTGCGCACCGATCACGTCCGTAGAACCGGATCGGCAACGATCACCGCACCCGTCGTTCCGCCGAAACGTCGTATTCGACCGCTGACGGCCCGAACGGCCCACCGGCCGATTCCGGGCACGCCACGGGTCCCCAGGAGAACGATTCTGACAAAAACGCCGAGTCTCTCGCTCCAGAACGGCGGGTTCGAAGCCGTCTACTCCTCGTCCTCGCCGGCGGCGTCCTCCTCTTCCTCGTCGGTCTGGAGGCTTCCCTCGTTGAGCTCGTCCTCGTCGTCGTTGACCATCTGGACGTCGTCGGCGGGATGGCCCTCGGAGCCGCCCTCCTTGGTGTTCTCGGGGACCGCGTCGCCCTCCGTCGGGCCGGTGATCTCGGCCTCCTCGCCGGCGCCCTGGGCCTCGTCCTCGGGCGTCTCGCCGGTCTCCGGGTCGCCGAAGTCACGCGGTGATTCGGTGTTCTCCTCGGCGATCACGCCGGGCTCCTCCTTCTCGGGGCCGTCCCCGCTCCCGGTATCGTCGTCATCGTCGTCGCTCGTCCACGGCTCGCTGACCTCGACGTCGCCCTCGGAGGCCTGTCGCTGGGCGCGCCCGATGGCGATCCAGCCCGCGCCGACGGCGATCTGGCGCAGTGCCTTCCCCTTGCTCGAACGGAGCGCCGCAAGCCCCTTCAGGACCGTGAACCCGCCGGCGAGCAGCGAGAGGGTGCCCATTCGGCCGTGTTTGACGACGATCGGCCGGAGCGTCTCGATCACCGAGCGTACGCCCGCCGGCAGTTGATCCTCGCTATCCGTCGAAACCGCGAGCGGCACGTACTGTTGTGGTCGCATCGGTTCGGGCTACTCCGCCCAGCCGCTTAAAAGTACGACCGGCACGCGCGCTCGTGAAACACGTTCCGGCCTACCGTGTCCCGTCCTCGGGCTCGAGCGTCCGCCCGAACTCGTCGAACGGCTCCAGGTCCGGCGGCAGCTCGGAGGGGATCTCGCGTTCGTCCTGGCGGTTCACCAGTCGCCCCTCGACCGGCTCGGCGCGGTCCTCGAACCCCGGCTTGACCCGCACGCTCTTCGCGGGGGTTCCGACGACGACGTGGTGGGCGGGCACGTCGCCCTGGACGATCGCGCGCGCCCCGACGATGCTGTTCTCGCCCACCACGCAGCCCGCCCGGACCATCGCGTCGTAGGTGACGCGGGCGTCGTCCTCGACGCGCGTCTCGAAGTTCGTCACCTGCGTCTGGTCGACGATGTCGTGGTCGTGGCTGTAGAGGTGGGCGCCGTCGGAGATCGATACCCTGTTTCCGATCTCCAACCGGCCGCGGTCGTCGAGGTGGACGTCGTCGTGGACCACCGTGTTGTCGCCGACGGTGATGTTGTGGCCGTACGTAAAGGAGATCCCCTTGAAGAACCGACAGCCCTCGCCACACTCCTCGAAGAGGTGGTCGGCGAGCATCCGCCGGAACCGGATCGCGAACTCGACGTTGTCGGCCATCGGCGTGGCGTCGAACTGCCGCCAGAGCCACTGGAGGTGTTTCGACCGCCTGAACTTCGCCTCGTCCTTCTCGGCGTAGTACTCGCTTTCGAGGGTGGAGTTACAGGGGTCGTAGCCCTGGAGCCTGACCCGCTCGGCCGGCGAAACGTCCCCGCCCGCTTGCCAGCGCTCGTAGGCCTCCCGGTCCCCGTAGAGGTCCACGAGGGTGTCGCGAACGACCTCGCAGGTGTCCTCCTCGCCGGCGAGCCGGTCGTCGACCTCCGTGATGAACGCCTCGACCCCTTCCTCGGCCTCCGCGGGGAGCGAGACGTGGCGTTTCGTCATGGCCCCCGTTCGGCGGGCGCGTTCAAATGGGGTTCGGTTGTGCGTCACGGCCATTCAATCATTCTAGAGACAGAATCAGCGTATACACTGTCATCCTTACAAATCAAAATAGCTAAGTATATGCTAAATACTTTTCGAATAATAGAGCAACACAATAAAATTAAATCTTAACTGGTTCGATGAATCGGTTTTACATTCTCAAATCTCTCAGGAATCAGCCAGCACGACCCTGTGAGCTTGTTTCTCAATATTCGATATCACGACCGACTGTCCAAAGAATTCTTGCCGACCTTTCTAAGCTATACTGGATCCGAAAAGAGCAGAACCGATACCGAATCACATCCGCTGGTGAACAGATTCTAGATAGTTACGAGGAATTATATAAAACAATAAAGATCACGAGTAGGTGGGATACATTCTTGGCTCAACTCGGGAACTGTGGCTCCAATCTCCCGTTGAGCACATTAACCACTGCTACGATAACAATGAAAGCGAGTTACTACAACGACGATTTCCGGCTTTCATTCGAACGTACCTATGTGGATCACGAACTGTTCGTTCGAGGTCGTAGCGATGGAACGTACCGATGGGAAGGCAGTGCAGACTACTCCGGAAGCCAAGCCCGGCGTTTATTGGGAACGGAGTTCGGCCCAACTACATGACCCAAACCGACGGCGTTGAGTTAAGTGGATTCGAACGGTCTATAGTGCTTATTTTTTGTGTTTTAACAGGGATTGCAGTATGTACATATATTGGTGGTTTGATCAGAGATACTGCAATCGGAAATGTGATTGCTCCAGCGGTCGACCTTTTTTTCATTCTGTTTGTATATCTACCACTCGTTACCGTTGGCCTCGTCGGCACGGAACTACTCGGCATTGATCCACCGAACAGTGAGCCGCTTGGTACTGCACTTGCAACGGTTCTTCTTTTGATAATCTATTACGTTATAGCAGTGTTTTTGGTTAACAGCTACCGTATCTCTGTCGCGTTCTACATCGGTCTATCTAATCAGGAACATTAACATATATGGAAAGTAATATATTACTGAGGAACTGCTCATGCTGAAAGATCACCAAGATAAATTCGGACGACGGAACGTACTTATCGGAATCGGTGCAGCTATCGGCGGGATGCTCGCGATTTCAAGTAATGCACGCGGAGGAAGCGATGATCCGACGATCATTCACGCTTCGACCGAGGAGTATGACGGACTCGATAGCGCCTCGGTCGAAATTCACGAAGATCACATCGTTCATAAGGCCAGTGGGACTGCCACAGCTAACGAGGAAGGAAATGAAACACCCGCAGTTGACGAGAAGACTCGCGGGTATCATATCAGTCTCACTGATGACGACGAGGTGATGATTCGAGAAACAGATCCTACAGAATAGCGTTCTACTGCAACTGTATAATAGTCAGCGAAGGTCCGCATCCGCTAAGTATCCCCCGTCCCATACCCCGAGTATGCACTACCGCACGCTCGGCGACTCGGACGTCGAGGTCAGCGAGGTCGGCTTCGGCGCCTGGACCGTCGGCACCGACTGGTGGGGCGACCGAACCGACGAGGACGCGATCGGGATGCTTGACCACGCGTTCGACCGGGGGATCACCTACTTCGACACGGGCGACGTCTACGGCCACGGCCGCTCGGAGGAGCTGGTCGGCGAGGCCTTCGCCGATCGGCGCGAGGAGGTCACCATCGCCACCAAGGTCGGCTACGACTTCTACAACAACCCGCAGGCCGGCCACGGCGAGCTCCCGAAGGAGATGGACCCCGAGTACCTCCGCGACGCCGTCGAGAGGAGCCTCGACCGGCTCGACACCGACTACGTCGACGTGCTCCAGCTGCACAACGCCGACGTCGAGGAGCTCACCCCCGAGGTGCTCGACGTGCTCGACGAACTCGAGAGCGAGGGCCGCATCCGCGCCCGCGGGCTCGCGCTGGGCCCCTCGATCGGCTGGCTCGCCGAGGGCGACACGGCGATCGCCGAGGGGTTCGACGCCGTCCAACTGGTCTGGAACCTCTTCGAACAGGAGGTCGGCAACCACTTCCTCGAGACCATCGACGAGCTCGACGCAGAAACGAGCCTCATCCCCCGCGTGCCCCACTCCTCGGGGCTGCTCAACGAGCAGGTCACCCCGGAGACCGAGCTCGGCGAGGGCGATCACCGGGGCTTCCGGCCCGACGCGTGGTACGAGACGGGATGGGAGAAGTTGGAGGCGATCCGGTTCCTCGAACGGGAAGGTGCGAGAACGATGGGCCAGGCGTCGATCAAGTGGCTGCTCGCCCACGACGCCGTCGCCACCGTGACACCCACCTTCCGCACGACCGACGACATCGACGAGTGGGCCGGCGCGAGCGACGTGCCGGAGCTCTCCGAGGAGGAACTCGACCGCGTCGCGGAGCTCTACGCGACGAACTTCGGGATCGAGCGCGACGACGGGATGGACTCGCTTCGCTCCTCCGTCGACGGCGAGGACCTCCGCGAGGCCGGGATCGACAAGCAGCCCGCCGACTGAGGTGCTCGCCTCGTTCCTCCTGCTGACCGCGGCGTTTCACACGCTGCTCGCGGCCGGCGTCCTGCTTCACGCCCGGCGGCAGGGCCGCCCGGCCGGGAAGTGGATCGCGCTCACGCTCGCCTTCGGGCTCGGCGGCGTCGCGGGCTACCTGCTCGCGGACTGACCGCGTTCAGCCCGCGAGCCGCCCGTAGACGACGACCGCGAGCGCCAGCCCCAGCCCCATTCCGGCGCCGATCACCAGCCCCGAGCGGGGGTTGCCCGAGAGCAGCCCGATCGCCAGCGCGACGACGACGGGAAAGCCCGCCAGAATCGCGATCCTGAGTCCCTCGGCGGAGCGCCCCTCCGCCGGGCCCTCGCTCATGCGAGGAAGACGTGGCGGGGCCGGTCGGCGAGCACGTCACGGCCCCACTGGACCGTGTCGCGGAACTCCTCGGAACGGAAGAAGCCCATCGCGTCCTCCTTCGAGCGCCACTGGCTGGCGATGAACATGTCGTTCTCGTCGTCGACGTTCACCATCAGGTCGGTGTCGTGGTGGCCCTCCATCTCCTCGAGCAGCCCGCCCACGACCTCGAACTTCTCGACGAAGTCGTCCCTGTGTTCGGGCTTGACGGTGTAGAACATCCCCATCGTCCCGAAGCCCGATTCCTCGCCCGCTCTGGCTACTATTCCGGGCAGGTCGGCCAGGAAGCCGCCTGCGGTGTCGGCGGCGTCGGCCGTCTGCCAGATGCTGACGACGGCCGAGCGTCCGCCACCCTCCGCCTGATAGGTCGCGGTCTTGACGTGAGTGTCGTAGCGGTCGAACCCATCGGAGAGGTCCTCTACTTCGGGAGCCAGCTCGTCGGGGTCGGCCTCGGAGTACAGGACCATCGCGTAGACGTCCTCGCCGTGGGGTTTGCCCGCGTAGATGTCCAGATCCGCGAGCTCGCCGCGGATGTCGTCGTCCGCGCCCTCGGCTTCGCCGGTTTCCGCGGGCTCGACGTCCTCGTCGGCGAGCGCGCCCGCCGTCACCTCGCGTACCCCGGGGAGCTCCTCGAGGAACCCGCGGGCGGTGCCGGCGGCGCGCTCGGTCTCCCAGACGCTGACGACCACCGCTTCGCCGTCGTCGTCGTGGACCTCCGTCAGCACGTGGCTGTCGTA
The sequence above is a segment of the Halalkalicoccus tibetensis genome. Coding sequences within it:
- a CDS encoding acyltransferase yields the protein MTKRHVSLPAEAEEGVEAFITEVDDRLAGEEDTCEVVRDTLVDLYGDREAYERWQAGGDVSPAERVRLQGYDPCNSTLESEYYAEKDEAKFRRSKHLQWLWRQFDATPMADNVEFAIRFRRMLADHLFEECGEGCRFFKGISFTYGHNITVGDNTVVHDDVHLDDRGRLEIGNRVSISDGAHLYSHDHDIVDQTQVTNFETRVEDDARVTYDAMVRAGCVVGENSIVGARAIVQGDVPAHHVVVGTPAKSVRVKPGFEDRAEPVEGRLVNRQDEREIPSELPPDLEPFDEFGRTLEPEDGTR
- a CDS encoding GNAT family protein yields the protein MPDTVFLSGDHVDLRPIEEDDLEFLQRQINDPRVWRAIGRQQPVNAAQEREFFENVVCGDETVNLMVVADGTPVGTIGLNSFDWPSRYAELGYWIAPEHHRKGYGGEAARRVVGYGFDQLGLHRIAARVFAFNEASRGLLESIGFTQEGVHRDGEFVDGEWHDVHWYGYLEDEWRSRS
- a CDS encoding aldo/keto reductase, whose protein sequence is MHYRTLGDSDVEVSEVGFGAWTVGTDWWGDRTDEDAIGMLDHAFDRGITYFDTGDVYGHGRSEELVGEAFADRREEVTIATKVGYDFYNNPQAGHGELPKEMDPEYLRDAVERSLDRLDTDYVDVLQLHNADVEELTPEVLDVLDELESEGRIRARGLALGPSIGWLAEGDTAIAEGFDAVQLVWNLFEQEVGNHFLETIDELDAETSLIPRVPHSSGLLNEQVTPETELGEGDHRGFRPDAWYETGWEKLEAIRFLEREGARTMGQASIKWLLAHDAVATVTPTFRTTDDIDEWAGASDVPELSEEELDRVAELYATNFGIERDDGMDSLRSSVDGEDLREAGIDKQPAD
- a CDS encoding NAD+ synthase, whose translation is MIDLRFSEEELDTVHDRITGFVTDTVAEAGADGAILGLSGGIDSTLTAYLAVDALGAENLRGLVLPGKVSSEENMSDAERVAQELGITYDVIEIDPIVETFVSTVPEVEGDHVAVGNARARTRAVLNYLLANHENRVVLGTGNRAEAAVGYFTKYGDGAVDCHPIGNLYKQQVRQLAHHVGVPEDLAEKTPTAELWEDQTDEGELGIDYDTLDGVLALHIDGPLSVSATSEAVGCEESVVEDVRALYERSAHKRAVPPAPER
- a CDS encoding winged helix-turn-helix domain-containing protein; this encodes MNRFYILKSLRNQPARPCELVSQYSISRPTVQRILADLSKLYWIRKEQNRYRITSAGEQILDSYEELYKTIKITSRWDTFLAQLGNCGSNLPLSTLTTATITMKASYYNDDFRLSFERTYVDHELFVRGRSDGTYRWEGSADYSGSQARRLLGTEFGPTT